The following coding sequences lie in one Peribacillus frigoritolerans genomic window:
- a CDS encoding spore germination protein, which translates to MMPIPSRVAEVDAYMEEKVGLGVSFDLGVRKIKVYRKDVHIYYINGLTDTEYIIDILDSLIHNKNADIVSTKVFDVVKDLLVHQSVQEIKTMDELVDQVLSGLIVVVVDGKPIGLVVDVRSYPGRQPVEPDTEKVVRGSRDGFVENIIINTAITRRRIRDERLRFEMLHVGERSKSDISIGYIKDIADPDLIEIVRKELNSIEVDGITMSDKTIEEFIVNQKYNPYPLVRYTERADVAATHLLEGHVLIYVDTSPSVIITPSTLFHHMQHAEEYRQAPAVGTLVRWVRFLGIFVSLFLLPIWLLFCLEPSLLPEKFEYIGPNEKTHIPIVVQIFISDIGIEFLRMAAVHTPTPLSTAMGLVAAVLIGQIAIDVGLFVPEVVLYASVATIGTFVTPSLELGVANKISRLALLVLVALFKVPGLVIGITLYIIMLTSIKTLNTPYLWPLLPFQPKALSHIIFRRPYPGSIERPSIVHPQDLYRQPRKSKG; encoded by the coding sequence ATGATGCCGATTCCGAGTAGGGTAGCGGAAGTTGACGCGTACATGGAAGAGAAAGTAGGTCTAGGCGTCAGCTTCGACTTAGGAGTAAGAAAGATAAAGGTCTATAGAAAAGATGTGCATATTTACTATATAAACGGGCTGACGGATACAGAGTACATCATCGATATCCTCGATTCTCTTATTCATAACAAAAATGCCGATATCGTGTCTACTAAAGTTTTTGATGTAGTCAAAGACTTGCTCGTACACCAATCCGTTCAGGAAATAAAGACGATGGATGAGCTTGTTGATCAGGTATTATCCGGTTTAATAGTCGTTGTTGTTGATGGTAAACCAATAGGATTGGTTGTGGATGTCAGGAGTTATCCCGGGAGACAGCCAGTAGAACCCGATACGGAAAAAGTCGTCCGTGGATCAAGGGATGGTTTTGTCGAGAATATCATCATTAACACAGCGATAACCAGACGGAGAATCCGGGATGAAAGATTACGTTTCGAAATGCTGCATGTAGGGGAACGATCGAAATCGGATATATCCATCGGCTACATTAAAGATATTGCCGATCCCGATTTAATAGAAATCGTTCGTAAGGAATTGAATAGTATTGAGGTTGATGGCATAACGATGTCTGATAAAACGATCGAAGAGTTCATCGTCAATCAAAAGTATAATCCATACCCGCTTGTCAGATACACGGAACGGGCTGATGTGGCGGCAACGCATTTGCTTGAGGGGCATGTCCTTATTTATGTGGATACTTCACCGAGTGTCATCATTACCCCGTCCACTCTTTTCCATCACATGCAACACGCTGAGGAGTATCGACAGGCACCTGCCGTGGGAACCTTGGTGCGCTGGGTCCGGTTTCTCGGGATTTTCGTTTCGTTATTCTTGCTGCCGATTTGGTTATTGTTTTGTTTAGAGCCTTCCCTCCTGCCGGAAAAGTTCGAGTATATCGGACCGAATGAAAAAACGCATATACCCATTGTAGTCCAAATCTTCATATCCGATATTGGGATAGAATTTCTAAGGATGGCAGCCGTTCATACTCCGACCCCGCTTTCTACGGCGATGGGCTTGGTTGCGGCAGTTTTGATAGGGCAGATAGCGATAGATGTTGGCCTCTTTGTTCCTGAAGTAGTTCTCTACGCTTCAGTGGCTACAATCGGTACATTTGTCACTCCAAGTTTAGAACTAGGGGTTGCGAATAAAATTTCCCGTTTGGCCCTGCTAGTTTTGGTCGCTTTATTTAAAGTGCCTGGCCTAGTCATAGGCATCACGCTATACATTATCATGCTTACTAGCATAAAAACGTTAAATACACCTTATTTATGGCCGCTTCTACCGTTTCAGCCGAAAGCCTTGTCACATATAATATTTAGAAGACCTTATCCAGGTTCTATAGAACGTCCGAGTATTGTACATCCCCAGGATTTATATAGGCAGCCGAGAAAATCTAAAGGTTGA
- a CDS encoding stage V sporulation protein AE, translating into MVTKRKVILITDGDEYAKRAVEHVAKEIGGRCISMSQGNPSRYTGLELVELIKKAKYDPVLVMFDDSGFIGEGSGEQAMKVVAGHPDINVLGVIAVASRTRREEWTKVDICIDRDGNLTPNGVDKYGAEEFELGKITGDTVYCIDQLHVPIVVGIGDIGKMSHQDDFKRGAPITKLAVEIILERSGHNDFRKTSKHDADSE; encoded by the coding sequence ATGGTGACCAAACGAAAAGTGATATTGATTACGGATGGAGATGAGTATGCGAAACGGGCTGTCGAGCATGTAGCCAAGGAAATTGGGGGAAGATGTATCTCCATGTCCCAAGGTAATCCATCACGATATACGGGCTTGGAGTTAGTTGAATTAATAAAAAAGGCGAAGTATGATCCTGTATTGGTCATGTTTGATGATAGCGGTTTTATAGGAGAAGGATCAGGCGAACAGGCAATGAAGGTAGTTGCCGGACACCCTGATATTAATGTCCTTGGCGTAATAGCGGTCGCTTCAAGGACTAGAAGGGAAGAATGGACCAAGGTGGATATCTGTATTGACCGTGATGGTAATTTGACACCGAACGGGGTTGATAAATACGGCGCCGAGGAATTTGAACTGGGCAAGATAACAGGAGATACGGTGTATTGCATCGATCAATTACATGTTCCCATCGTAGTGGGGATAGGAGATATAGGGAAAATGTCCCATCAGGACGATTTTAAAAGAGGAGCACCGATAACGAAGCTAGCGGTGGAAATCATATTGGAAAGGAGTGGTCATAATGACTTCAGAAAAACCTCAAAACATGATGCCGATTCCGAGTAG
- a CDS encoding stage V sporulation protein AB: MTGKIIFGIFVGLAGGFATGAGFVAFLTVLGVIPRLTQLTKTMKMIHYYEGAIIAGVVAGTWLGLQETELSLPHFLLIPIGLADGIFNGMLAAALTEVLNVFPVLSKRIGIQEKIIYLLMALVLGKIAGSLFQWIYFVDL, from the coding sequence ATGACCGGTAAAATCATCTTCGGAATCTTTGTCGGTTTAGCCGGGGGTTTTGCGACAGGTGCCGGTTTTGTAGCGTTTTTAACTGTACTTGGGGTGATTCCGAGGCTGACTCAGCTGACAAAAACAATGAAAATGATACATTACTACGAAGGAGCCATCATAGCCGGGGTTGTCGCAGGAACATGGTTAGGATTACAGGAAACGGAACTTTCCCTCCCGCATTTTTTATTAATTCCGATCGGTTTGGCTGACGGGATATTTAATGGGATGCTCGCTGCTGCCTTAACTGAAGTCCTGAATGTATTTCCGGTTCTTTCAAAACGAATCGGAATTCAAGAGAAGATCATTTATCTGTTGATGGCACTCGTATTGGGAAAAATAGCCGGATCATTATTCCAATGGATTTATTTTGTTGATTTATAA
- a CDS encoding D-alanyl-D-alanine carboxypeptidase family protein yields the protein MKRILSLFLTVLVAMGFSIPHTKAAEEKGVELAANAKSAILIERDTGTVLYDKNADVRLSPASMTKIMTMLLIMEAIDKGELSMKEKIRTSEYAASMGGSQIFLEPGEEMTTEQMLKGISIGSANDASVAMAERLAGSEEEFVRKMNKRAKDLGLKNTKFQNATGLPVKDHYSSANDMSIMAKELLKYDTITRFTGTYEDYLRENTEKKFWLVNTNRLVKFYPGVDGLKTGFTNEAKYCLTATAKKGNMRVIAVVFGAVSPKERNAQVTKMLDYAFSQYITYPIYKRGEVLGEAKVSKGDKKSVVGVTSEPISVLTAKNGTAKDFTKKITLDKDLDAPIKKGDEIGTLELKKNGKVYVESPIVAKETVENASWWQLYKRAFGMFTQAK from the coding sequence ATGAAGCGGATTCTTTCTCTATTTTTAACCGTATTGGTAGCAATGGGTTTTAGCATCCCACATACAAAAGCAGCTGAGGAAAAAGGAGTCGAATTGGCGGCAAATGCTAAATCGGCTATTTTGATTGAACGGGATACAGGTACTGTTCTCTATGATAAAAATGCAGACGTTCGTCTTTCGCCGGCAAGCATGACGAAAATCATGACAATGCTGCTGATCATGGAAGCGATTGATAAAGGCGAACTTAGCATGAAGGAGAAAATAAGGACTAGTGAGTATGCAGCATCGATGGGCGGTTCCCAGATCTTCCTCGAGCCAGGTGAAGAAATGACCACAGAACAAATGCTCAAGGGCATCTCGATTGGTTCGGCGAATGATGCATCGGTGGCGATGGCTGAACGTCTAGCTGGATCGGAAGAAGAGTTTGTCAGGAAAATGAACAAAAGGGCGAAAGATCTCGGGTTGAAAAATACAAAGTTCCAAAACGCAACAGGCCTTCCTGTTAAAGATCATTACAGTTCGGCAAATGATATGTCGATCATGGCGAAGGAATTATTGAAATACGATACGATTACAAGGTTCACGGGTACATATGAAGATTATCTCCGTGAAAATACCGAAAAGAAATTCTGGCTTGTCAACACGAACAGATTGGTGAAATTTTACCCTGGGGTCGATGGACTGAAGACAGGATTCACAAATGAAGCGAAGTATTGTTTGACAGCGACCGCCAAAAAAGGGAATATGCGTGTCATTGCCGTCGTTTTCGGAGCCGTTTCCCCTAAGGAACGAAACGCTCAGGTCACCAAGATGTTAGATTATGCATTTTCACAATATATCACATACCCGATTTATAAACGAGGCGAGGTGTTAGGTGAAGCAAAGGTAAGTAAAGGAGACAAGAAATCGGTGGTGGGTGTGACAAGTGAACCTATTTCAGTTTTGACAGCCAAAAACGGAACGGCAAAGGACTTTACAAAAAAAATCACGCTTGATAAAGATTTGGATGCCCCGATTAAAAAAGGTGATGAAATTGGTACTCTTGAATTGAAGAAAAACGGCAAGGTGTATGTCGAATCTCCGATTGTTGCGAAGGAAACTGTTGAAAATGCCAGCTGGTGGCAATTGTATAAACGGGCTTTCGGCATGTTTACCCAAGCGAAATAG
- the spoIIAB gene encoding anti-sigma F factor: MKNKMETKFSALSQNESFARVTVAAFIAQLDPTMDELTEIKTVVSEAVTNSIIHGYESDPEGWVYISVIIEGDTVELTIRDEGLGIEDVEEAKQPLFTTKPELERSGMGFTIMENFMDEINIISHKGEGTIIRLKKHLTTSRALCN; the protein is encoded by the coding sequence ATGAAAAATAAAATGGAAACGAAATTTTCTGCACTTAGCCAAAATGAATCTTTTGCCAGGGTAACTGTTGCGGCTTTCATTGCCCAATTGGACCCGACGATGGATGAATTGACAGAGATCAAGACTGTCGTGTCAGAAGCCGTTACGAATTCGATTATCCATGGGTATGAGAGTGACCCGGAAGGTTGGGTATACATTTCAGTGATCATCGAAGGCGATACTGTGGAATTGACCATCCGGGATGAAGGACTGGGCATTGAAGACGTCGAGGAGGCTAAACAGCCGTTATTTACGACAAAACCCGAACTTGAACGTTCCGGTATGGGATTCACCATCATGGAAAACTTCATGGATGAAATCAATATTATTTCCCATAAGGGCGAAGGCACGATCATTCGATTAAAAAAGCACTTAACTACAAGCAGAGCTTTGTGCAATTAA
- a CDS encoding NCS2 family permease, with product MEKFFSLKENGTDVRTEVMAGVTTFLTMVYILIVNPALLSSIGIPFEQVFMATVISAVIGTLIMGLVAKYPIAIAPGMGLNAYFASVVGAQGLSYQTVFGTVFIAGLLFLLISVTSLRKMIIDAIPNSLKYGITSGIGLFIAFIGLKNAGIVVPNESTMVTLGDLHQPGTVLALAGLFITLIFMARNIKGAIFIGMIVTAIIGYFIGLLNFDGVLSVPPTPVFFDIDIAGVFTNSLYSIVFAFLLVTIFDTTGTLIGVTEQAGLTKDGKIPRAKKAFLGDAIATTVGSMFGTSPSTAYVESSTGVAAGGRTGLTATVVAILFAASIFFSPLISAISSVQAITAPVLIIVGCFMMEGLAKVNWKIFDEAFPAFAIILTMPLTSSISTGIAIGFITYPLMKVFSGKGKSVHPLIYIFGLIFLVQLIFFPTH from the coding sequence ATGGAAAAGTTTTTCTCCCTGAAAGAAAATGGGACGGATGTCCGTACAGAAGTCATGGCGGGTGTTACGACATTTTTGACTATGGTTTATATCCTAATCGTGAATCCGGCTTTATTGTCTTCAATCGGAATACCATTTGAACAAGTTTTCATGGCAACGGTCATATCAGCGGTGATTGGTACCCTTATCATGGGACTCGTTGCAAAATACCCGATTGCGATAGCACCAGGGATGGGTTTGAATGCGTATTTTGCCAGCGTAGTGGGGGCACAGGGCCTTTCATACCAGACCGTATTCGGTACGGTTTTCATTGCTGGTTTGCTATTTCTGCTAATTAGCGTGACAAGCTTGCGTAAAATGATAATTGATGCGATTCCTAACTCATTAAAGTATGGCATTACATCAGGAATTGGTTTATTCATTGCGTTTATCGGATTAAAAAATGCTGGAATCGTAGTTCCTAATGAATCAACGATGGTGACACTTGGCGATTTGCATCAGCCTGGAACCGTTTTAGCATTAGCAGGCTTATTCATTACCTTAATTTTTATGGCCCGTAATATTAAAGGGGCAATTTTCATTGGTATGATCGTTACGGCAATCATTGGCTACTTTATCGGTTTGCTCAACTTCGATGGGGTCTTATCTGTACCTCCAACACCGGTATTTTTCGATATCGATATTGCCGGGGTCTTCACGAATTCTTTATATTCAATTGTTTTCGCCTTTTTACTTGTGACGATTTTTGATACGACAGGAACCTTGATTGGCGTGACGGAACAGGCAGGACTAACGAAGGATGGGAAAATCCCCCGTGCCAAGAAAGCCTTTTTAGGTGATGCGATTGCGACGACAGTCGGCTCGATGTTTGGTACAAGCCCTTCGACTGCCTATGTTGAATCTAGTACGGGAGTGGCCGCTGGCGGACGTACGGGATTAACCGCTACAGTCGTGGCAATCTTGTTTGCTGCATCGATTTTCTTTTCTCCATTGATATCGGCAATTTCTTCAGTTCAAGCAATCACAGCTCCTGTTTTGATCATCGTGGGATGTTTCATGATGGAAGGACTGGCTAAAGTCAATTGGAAAATTTTCGATGAGGCATTTCCGGCATTTGCCATCATTTTAACGATGCCGCTTACTTCAAGTATATCTACAGGGATTGCAATCGGGTTCATTACGTATCCCCTTATGAAGGTATTCAGTGGAAAAGGAAAATCCGTACATCCGCTCATTTATATTTTTGGATTGATATTTTTGGTTCAGCTGATTTTCTTCCCCACTCATTAA
- the lysA gene encoding diaminopimelate decarboxylase, which yields MHLYGTGGVNERGHLEIGGVDTIELIEQFGTPLYVYDVELIRERARGFKRTFEELGISAQVAYASKAFSSIAMIQLAEQEGLSLDVVSAGELYTAIKANFPTERIHFHGNNKSEEELHMALDYDIGCIVVDNFSELTLLEEICTNREQKVKILLRVTPGIEAHTHDYILTGQEDSKFGFDLINGQAEAALRQALKSGFLEVLGLHCHIGSQIFQTTGFLLAAQKIIGKLNDWHDSVGFQPKVLNLGGGFGIRYTQEDDPLPASQYVEEIVREVQDLIADSDLVMPEIWIEPGRSLVGDAGVTLYKVGSEKEVPNVRKYIAVDGGMSDNIRPALYEAKYDAILANRPLDPVEETVSIAGKCCESGDMLIWDLPLPKAGRGDVLAVFCTGAYGYSMSNNYNRIPRPAVVFAENGEARLVIKRETYEDLIHLDLALHEAAVVNKE from the coding sequence ATGCATTTGTACGGAACCGGTGGTGTCAATGAACGTGGACATCTGGAGATTGGCGGAGTGGACACGATTGAATTGATCGAACAATTTGGCACACCATTATATGTTTATGATGTAGAGCTAATTCGCGAACGGGCAAGAGGGTTTAAGAGAACTTTTGAGGAATTGGGAATTTCAGCTCAAGTTGCTTACGCAAGTAAGGCTTTTTCTTCGATTGCCATGATCCAGTTGGCTGAGCAAGAAGGACTTTCTCTCGATGTTGTCTCAGCGGGGGAATTGTATACGGCAATTAAGGCAAATTTCCCAACGGAACGGATTCACTTTCATGGAAATAACAAAAGTGAAGAAGAGCTACATATGGCTTTGGATTATGACATTGGCTGTATAGTAGTCGATAATTTTTCAGAGTTGACACTGTTGGAAGAAATTTGTACAAACCGTGAACAAAAGGTGAAAATCCTTCTTCGTGTAACGCCAGGTATTGAAGCCCATACGCATGATTATATTTTGACAGGGCAAGAAGATTCGAAATTTGGTTTTGATCTTATTAACGGCCAGGCCGAAGCAGCCCTTAGGCAAGCGTTGAAAAGTGGATTCCTGGAAGTTCTGGGGCTGCACTGCCATATAGGTTCGCAGATCTTTCAAACGACAGGTTTCCTTCTCGCGGCCCAAAAAATTATTGGCAAGCTGAATGATTGGCACGATTCTGTAGGGTTTCAACCAAAGGTATTGAATCTCGGAGGGGGATTCGGGATTCGATATACACAAGAGGACGACCCGCTACCGGCGTCTCAATACGTTGAGGAAATCGTTAGGGAAGTGCAGGACCTGATTGCTGATTCCGATTTAGTGATGCCTGAAATCTGGATCGAACCTGGCCGTTCTTTAGTCGGAGACGCCGGTGTGACGTTATACAAGGTCGGTTCTGAAAAGGAAGTTCCTAATGTCCGTAAATATATTGCCGTTGATGGGGGCATGAGTGATAATATACGTCCAGCTCTTTATGAGGCGAAGTATGATGCAATTCTGGCAAACCGGCCGCTTGACCCTGTAGAAGAGACAGTGTCCATTGCCGGGAAATGCTGTGAAAGCGGAGATATGCTGATTTGGGATTTACCATTGCCAAAAGCCGGCCGCGGTGATGTTTTGGCGGTATTTTGTACAGGGGCATATGGATATTCCATGTCGAATAATTACAATCGGATTCCGAGACCGGCAGTCGTCTTTGCCGAAAATGGAGAAGCCCGGTTGGTCATCAAACGCGAGACGTACGAAGATCTTATCCATTTGGATTTGGCCCTTCATGAAGCGGCAGTCGTCAATAAAGAATAG
- the sigF gene encoding RNA polymerase sporulation sigma factor SigF, with protein MDVEVKNEKSKKGQPHLKDEELRNLIQRSQSGDQDARNLIVNSNLRLVWSVVQRFLNRGYEPDDLYQIGCIGLLKSVDKFDLSFEVKFSTYAVPMIIGEIQRFIRDDGTVKVSRSLKEMANKIRRAKEELSKTYGRVPTVNELAEHLELSPEEIIMAQEASRSPSSIHETVYENDGDPITLLDQIADNNETSWFDQIALKEAIQELNERERLIVFLRYYKDQTQSEVAARLGISQVQVSRLEKKILQQMKNHMNQ; from the coding sequence ATGGATGTGGAGGTTAAAAACGAGAAGAGCAAGAAAGGCCAGCCCCATTTAAAAGATGAGGAATTGCGGAATTTAATCCAACGCAGCCAGAGCGGTGACCAAGATGCGAGAAATCTGATTGTCAACAGCAATCTGAGGCTTGTATGGTCAGTAGTGCAAAGATTCCTCAATCGAGGTTACGAACCGGATGACCTTTATCAAATAGGCTGTATTGGTCTGTTAAAGTCCGTGGATAAATTTGACTTATCGTTTGAAGTGAAATTCTCAACGTATGCTGTGCCTATGATCATTGGTGAAATCCAACGTTTTATCCGTGATGACGGAACGGTTAAAGTAAGCCGGTCATTAAAGGAAATGGCGAATAAAATTCGCCGGGCCAAAGAGGAGCTTTCAAAGACGTACGGCCGTGTTCCGACTGTCAATGAATTGGCGGAACATCTAGAGCTGTCGCCAGAGGAAATCATCATGGCCCAAGAAGCTAGCAGGAGCCCTTCATCCATCCATGAAACGGTTTACGAAAATGATGGAGATCCGATTACTCTTCTTGACCAGATTGCCGACAATAATGAAACCTCCTGGTTCGATCAAATCGCTTTGAAAGAAGCCATACAAGAATTGAATGAACGTGAAAGGCTGATTGTTTTCCTGAGGTATTATAAAGATCAGACGCAATCGGAAGTGGCGGCAAGGCTTGGTATCTCCCAAGTCCAGGTGTCAAGGCTGGAAAAGAAGATTCTTCAGCAAATGAAAAACCACATGAATCAATGA
- a CDS encoding stage V sporulation protein AA has translation MVAVVYIRMRNRVQVKGNQTVRIKDIARIIGPEEVIALIEEIILLTVKKEDRNIIVIDLAQVIMAIRKVDPTIEVETFGPSQTIIEIILSKKKMSYLTFALVWFLLFVGGGMTIMNFHVDVSMGEVHQKIFTIITGKVEDKPLLIQIPYSFGLGMGMILFFNHFFKKRFNEEPSPLEVEMFNYQQDLDRYVIMNENKENVRHLDDR, from the coding sequence ATAGTGGCAGTTGTATATATCAGGATGAGGAACCGTGTACAAGTAAAGGGAAATCAAACGGTGAGGATAAAAGATATTGCAAGGATAATCGGACCTGAAGAAGTGATTGCCTTAATTGAAGAAATCATATTATTAACGGTCAAGAAGGAAGATAGGAATATTATTGTCATTGATTTGGCTCAAGTTATCATGGCCATCCGCAAGGTGGATCCGACTATTGAAGTGGAGACATTCGGGCCCTCCCAAACGATCATCGAAATCATCCTCTCGAAAAAGAAAATGTCATACCTGACATTCGCCTTAGTTTGGTTTTTGTTATTTGTCGGCGGCGGAATGACGATCATGAATTTTCATGTGGATGTCAGCATGGGGGAAGTGCATCAAAAAATCTTTACTATAATAACGGGAAAAGTGGAAGATAAGCCGTTATTGATCCAAATCCCATATAGCTTCGGCCTTGGTATGGGCATGATTTTATTTTTTAATCACTTCTTTAAAAAACGCTTCAATGAGGAACCTAGTCCGCTCGAGGTTGAAATGTTCAACTATCAGCAGGATTTGGACCGTTATGTAATCATGAATGAAAATAAGGAGAACGTGCGCCACCTTGATGACCGGTAA
- the spoIIAA gene encoding anti-sigma F factor antagonist yields MSLTINMEAKNRVLCIRLKGDLDHHTAEKLKNQAEAAIQKHNIKHIILNMEELDFMDSSGLGVILGRYKQVNKKQGEMVVCAISPAVKRLFEMSGLFKIVKMELSEKNALQRLGVA; encoded by the coding sequence ATGAGTCTTACGATTAATATGGAGGCGAAAAATCGTGTATTGTGCATTCGTCTCAAAGGTGATTTAGATCATCATACAGCAGAAAAATTGAAAAACCAGGCAGAGGCAGCCATTCAAAAGCATAATATCAAACATATCATCCTCAACATGGAAGAATTGGATTTTATGGACAGTTCAGGGCTCGGAGTTATTTTAGGGCGCTATAAGCAGGTGAATAAAAAGCAAGGTGAAATGGTGGTCTGTGCAATTTCTCCAGCAGTAAAGCGGTTATTTGAGATGTCAGGGTTGTTTAAAATTGTTAAAATGGAACTATCCGAAAAAAACGCTTTGCAAAGACTGGGGGTTGCCTAA